The following proteins are co-located in the Macadamia integrifolia cultivar HAES 741 unplaced genomic scaffold, SCU_Mint_v3 scaffold530, whole genome shotgun sequence genome:
- the LOC122069078 gene encoding cytochrome P450 94A2-like encodes MIQLNLEFFPTVLLFVLPFLFLFIKAFSTANKKSSASSQNNKLPRVYPIVGSSFTIAKNHERFSQWATELLQNSPNGNILLYRPLGHSQLITTNPSNVEHILKTQFYKYPKGEFFRDTLLDFLGDGIFNADADTWKFQRQMSSHEFSTRSLRKFIETVVEDELSGRLLPLLSSASANNTVFDLQDILQRFAFDNICKIAFGFDPECLSPSFPQPVSEFAEAFEDATNLSSARFNSIFPPLWKLKRALNIGSERRLREAISTVKEYATNLVRKKKKELELETLQSEDLLSKFLSSGHSDERFVTDIVISFIVAGRDTTSAALTWFFWLVSNNLRVEEEILKEIKEKPEALDYDEVKHVVYIHASLCESMRLYPPVPIDTKFSTEEDVLPDGTFVKKGVIVTYIPYAMGRTEAIWGKDWPEFRPERWLEKDEAASGKWKFVGKDSYSYPVFQAGPRVCLGKEMAFLQMQRLVAEIMRRYRVVTAEKDFDPFFTSYLSAKMKGGFPVRVERRD; translated from the coding sequence ATGATACAGCTAAACCTCGAGTTCTTCCCTACAGTTCTCCTCTTTGttcttcccttcctcttcttattcatcaaagcCTTCTCAACTGCAAACAAGAAGTCTTCAGCTTCATCTCAAAACAACAAACTACCAAGGGTATATCCCATAGTTGGCTCTTCATTTACCATAGCTAAGAATCATGAGAGGTTCAGCCAATGGGCCACGGAGCTTCTTCAAAACTCTCCCAATGGAAACATCCTCCTTTATCGTCCTCTTGGCCATAGTCAGCTCATAACCACTAATCCCTCCAACGTCGAACACATCCTCAAAACCCAATTTTACAAATACCCCAAAGGTGAATTCTTCCGAGACACCCTACTCGATTTCCTTGGCGATGGCATCTTTAATGCAGATGCTGATACGTGGAAGTTTCAGAGACAAATGTCAAGTCATGAATTCAGCACTAGATCTCTCCGGAAATTCATCGAAACAGTCGTGGAAGACGAGCTCTCCGGCCGCCTcctccctctcctctcttccgCCTCCGCCAACAACACAGTGTTTGATCTACAAGACATCCTTCAAAGATTTGCATTTGATAATATTTGCAAGATTGCTTTTGGGTTCGACCCAGAATGCCTATCTCCATCATTCCCACAACCTGTATCGGAATTCGCCGAAGCATTTGAAGATGCTACTAATTTAAGCAGTGCAAGGTTTAATTCCATATTCCCACCTTTGTGGAAGCTGAAACGGGCACTTAATATTGGGTCCGAAAGAAGGCTACGAGAAGCAATTTCAACAGTTAAAGAGTACGCAACTAATCTTgtcagaaaaaagaagaaagaactcGAATTGGAAACACTCCAATCAGAAGATCTTCTCTCCAAATTCTTGAGTTCCGGTCACTCGGATGAACGTTTCGTTACAGATATTGTTATCAGCTTTATCGTAGCGGGTCGAGATACGACGTCGGCCGCCTTGACATGGTTCTTTTGGCTAGTTTCTAACAACCTTCGAGTGGAAGAGGAGATATTGAAGGAGATAAAGGAGAAGCCTGAAGCTCTTGACTATGATGAGGTGAAGCATGTAGTGTACATTCATGCATCGTTATGTGAGAGTATGCGTttgtacccaccggtcccaATTGACACAAAGTTTTCCACAGAGGAAGATGTTCTACCGGATGggacttttgtgaagaaaggaGTGATAGTGACATACATTCCTTACGCAATGGGGAGGACAGAGGCAATATGGGGTAAGGACTGGCCGGAGTTTCGGCCGGAGAGGTGGCTGGAGAAGGACGAAGCTGCTTCTGGGAAGTGGAAGTTTGTTGGTAAAGACTCTTATTCATATCCGGTGTTCCAAGCAGGGCCAAGAGTATGTTTAGGGAAGGAGATGGCGTTCTTGCAGATGCAGAGGTTGGTCGCTGAAATAATGCGACGGTATCGGGTGGTGACGGCGGAGAAGGACTTTGATCCCTTTTTCACATCTTACTTGTCGGCCAAAATGAAAGGTGGTTTTCCGGTGAGAGTTGAGCGGAGGGATTAA